In one window of Lewinella sp. 4G2 DNA:
- a CDS encoding MauE/DoxX family redox-associated membrane protein encodes MLTLFTYAFGVILVLAGAYHFINPAFYDAFMPNWFPKLTANYAAGLAEIGIGLGLFFPGTLRWSAWLALALMLIFLPLHVLDLLKERPVIGSHTIATVRLVVQFVLIYLLYLVAKGAP; translated from the coding sequence ATGCTCACTCTCTTCACCTATGCTTTCGGTGTTATCCTGGTTCTAGCTGGGGCCTACCATTTTATCAATCCAGCCTTTTACGATGCCTTCATGCCCAATTGGTTTCCGAAACTGACCGCTAATTACGCCGCTGGACTGGCGGAGATTGGGATCGGGTTGGGGCTTTTCTTTCCGGGTACCCTCCGTTGGTCTGCATGGCTAGCCCTTGCGCTGATGCTCATATTCCTTCCGCTTCACGTGTTGGATTTGCTTAAGGAAAGACCAGTAATTGGAAGCCATACGATTGCTACCGTCCGCTTGGTCGTGCAGTTTGTGTTGATCTATCTGTTGTATTTGGTGGCCAAAGGAGCACCATGA
- a CDS encoding DEAD/DEAH box helicase, with amino-acid sequence MTFADLNLSNPLLNALDDLGISSPTAIQEKVFSPIMAGRDVIGIAQTGTGKTFAYLLPSLRLWKFTKSAYPQILIIVPTRELVIQVVQEAEKLCGYMNVEIVGVYGGTNIKTHKAEIEVGTDVVVGTPGRLVDLLRDGVLKLKEVKRLILDEVDEMLDQGFKTQLNDIVDFLPKKRQHLFFSATMVPEVMQTINQFTEYYEVIETAPSGAPLANIEQYVYSAPNFNGKANLLEHLLREDLDMKKVLVFCATRRLADALYERMEPVFGESIGVIHSSKSQNYRINSIRSFDDGTFRVMIATDLVARGIDVSAVTHVINFDLSDNPEKHIHRIGRTGRAEQKGVAISFVSETELPYRQEIEELMGTTIPDREVPEVVNFTEELIDLEKDPAYIEEEVSWLRPEVNQQAYHEKSAKNSKVNVRKGRRDKMMAKYSKPITRGAKPRGKKKKKRK; translated from the coding sequence ATGACCTTTGCTGATCTGAACCTCTCCAACCCACTCCTGAATGCCCTCGATGATCTCGGCATTTCCAGCCCGACCGCCATTCAGGAAAAAGTGTTCTCGCCCATCATGGCGGGGCGGGACGTGATCGGTATTGCCCAAACCGGTACGGGTAAGACATTTGCTTACCTGCTGCCTTCACTGCGTTTGTGGAAGTTCACCAAGTCGGCTTATCCGCAGATCCTCATCATTGTCCCTACGCGGGAGCTCGTTATTCAGGTGGTGCAGGAGGCCGAGAAACTTTGCGGCTACATGAACGTAGAGATCGTCGGCGTGTACGGTGGCACCAACATCAAAACGCACAAAGCAGAAATTGAGGTCGGAACGGACGTCGTCGTTGGCACTCCCGGCAGATTGGTGGACCTGTTGCGAGATGGCGTCCTGAAGCTCAAGGAGGTCAAGCGTCTAATACTGGATGAGGTCGACGAAATGCTCGACCAGGGTTTTAAGACCCAGTTGAATGACATCGTGGATTTTCTACCCAAGAAGAGGCAGCACCTATTCTTCTCGGCAACGATGGTGCCCGAAGTGATGCAGACCATCAACCAGTTCACGGAGTACTACGAGGTGATTGAGACGGCGCCATCGGGAGCTCCCCTGGCCAACATTGAGCAATACGTTTACTCAGCTCCGAACTTCAACGGTAAAGCCAATTTACTGGAGCACCTGCTGCGGGAAGATTTAGACATGAAAAAAGTCCTCGTCTTCTGCGCTACCCGCCGGCTTGCTGACGCGCTGTACGAACGCATGGAACCCGTTTTTGGGGAGTCCATCGGCGTCATTCACAGTTCCAAATCGCAGAACTACCGGATCAATTCTATTCGGAGTTTTGACGACGGCACCTTTCGGGTAATGATCGCAACGGACCTAGTCGCCCGAGGAATCGACGTAAGCGCGGTCACCCACGTCATCAATTTCGACCTATCCGATAATCCGGAGAAGCACATCCACCGCATTGGCCGCACGGGGCGGGCGGAACAAAAAGGGGTAGCCATCTCCTTCGTGTCCGAAACCGAACTGCCGTACCGCCAGGAAATAGAAGAATTGATGGGCACCACGATTCCGGATCGGGAGGTACCCGAAGTCGTAAACTTCACGGAAGAGCTAATCGACCTGGAGAAAGACCCCGCCTACATCGAGGAGGAGGTCAGTTGGCTACGACCCGAGGTAAATCAGCAAGCCTACCACGAAAAAAGCGCCAAAAATTCCAAGGTAAATGTCCGCAAAGGTCGCCGCGATAAGATGATGGCCAAGTACAGCAAACCCATTACCCGGGGCGCAAAACCCAGGGGCAAGAAAAAGAAGAAGCGGAAGTAA
- a CDS encoding S8 family peptidase, translated as MRQYFLLAALLCSVALSAQTETPKNWWDLDRESDNYPGVSAQKAHNYLAGKKAKKVVVAVIDSGVDIEHEDLKDVIWTNEDEIPGNGIDDDRNGYVDDVHGWNFIGGADGRNINYENLEVVRLYNTYKAKYNNRNRDGLSKKEKKEYDAYKEYEKIVTDKMAEVGPQYEQYKAIQEGIKSIVAKTGKPIEKVTAADVAAIKDKDMMTTRIQGVVANATTNGATVQELYEDLNGAVEYFASQAEYNYNPDFDARNIVGDNPGDLDDRNYGNSDVTGPDAGHGTHVAGIIAAVRDNNLGVNGVGGAKVEIMSIRTVPNGDERDKDVANAIRYAVDNGASVINMSFGKGYSPYKKAVDAAMKYAEKNDVILVHAAGNDGKMLTLTNNFPNDTYQGKKRTGKTWITVGAASAFYDENLPASFSNYNKKMVDVFAPGRDIYSTIPGSEYASFNGTSMAAPMVAGIAALVRSYFPDLKAKQVKQIILESALPVNLEVTKPGSEETVKFSDLSATGGLANAYAAIKLAERTKGKNRKAGKRDESLMMY; from the coding sequence ATGAGACAGTATTTCCTCCTGGCAGCGCTCCTTTGCAGCGTCGCCCTCTCCGCCCAGACCGAAACCCCTAAGAATTGGTGGGACCTCGACCGTGAGTCCGACAACTACCCTGGCGTAAGCGCCCAGAAAGCACACAACTACCTTGCCGGTAAGAAAGCCAAGAAGGTTGTCGTCGCCGTCATTGACTCTGGCGTAGACATCGAGCATGAGGACCTCAAAGATGTCATCTGGACCAATGAGGATGAGATTCCCGGCAACGGTATCGACGACGATCGCAACGGTTACGTAGACGACGTCCATGGCTGGAACTTCATTGGTGGCGCCGATGGCCGCAACATCAACTACGAAAACCTGGAAGTCGTTCGCCTCTACAATACGTACAAGGCCAAGTACAATAACCGCAACCGCGATGGTCTCTCCAAGAAGGAGAAGAAGGAGTACGATGCGTACAAGGAATACGAGAAGATCGTTACCGATAAGATGGCTGAAGTTGGCCCTCAGTACGAGCAGTACAAAGCCATCCAGGAGGGCATCAAATCTATCGTCGCTAAGACGGGTAAGCCCATCGAAAAGGTTACCGCCGCCGACGTGGCCGCCATTAAGGATAAGGACATGATGACGACCCGCATCCAGGGCGTCGTCGCCAACGCAACGACTAACGGTGCCACAGTACAGGAACTGTACGAAGACCTCAACGGTGCCGTAGAGTACTTCGCCAGCCAGGCTGAGTACAATTACAACCCCGACTTCGACGCCCGCAATATTGTAGGTGACAACCCCGGCGACCTTGACGACCGTAACTACGGTAACAGCGACGTAACCGGCCCCGATGCCGGACACGGCACCCACGTAGCCGGTATCATTGCCGCCGTACGCGACAACAACCTCGGCGTGAATGGTGTCGGTGGTGCGAAGGTCGAGATCATGTCCATCCGTACCGTCCCCAACGGTGACGAGCGGGATAAGGACGTGGCTAATGCCATCCGTTATGCCGTTGACAACGGTGCTTCCGTGATCAACATGAGCTTTGGTAAGGGTTACAGCCCCTACAAGAAGGCTGTCGACGCCGCCATGAAGTATGCGGAAAAGAACGACGTCATCCTCGTCCACGCAGCTGGTAACGACGGTAAGATGCTGACGCTGACCAATAACTTCCCCAATGACACTTACCAGGGCAAAAAGCGCACCGGTAAGACCTGGATAACCGTCGGTGCCGCCAGTGCCTTTTACGACGAGAACCTACCCGCCAGCTTCTCCAACTACAATAAGAAGATGGTGGACGTCTTTGCACCCGGCCGCGATATCTACTCTACTATTCCTGGATCTGAATACGCTTCCTTCAATGGTACTTCTATGGCCGCGCCGATGGTAGCGGGTATCGCTGCGCTCGTACGTAGCTACTTCCCCGACCTGAAAGCTAAGCAGGTGAAGCAGATCATTCTGGAAAGTGCCCTCCCCGTGAACCTGGAAGTGACGAAGCCCGGTAGCGAAGAGACCGTGAAGTTCTCCGACCTCTCCGCTACGGGTGGTCTTGCCAATGCTTACGCTGCCATCAAACTGGCGGAACGCACCAAGGGTAAGAACCGCAAAGCGGGCAAGCGCGACGAAAGCCTGATGATGTACTAA
- a CDS encoding AI-2E family transporter, with product MAAGKRDITEGKVHRNIFFILVALVTAVFFGMIGPFILTVLWAVVLSIIFYGLYRWILKGFGVKRQALAAGVTCVLVFLFVIVPFTLLGFALVGQATDLFVAIQAGEVDPNVVINYAEERLPALTDQLSKYGIEVNDVRTRVTEFIVSTGQSIAGSALSFTGNLINTFVQFTLMLYLLFFFLKDGRSIVRKMIDTIPLGNVRERKIVRRFSQVSRATLKGTVIVAMTQGAIGGILFWAVGIQAPLLWGVAMTFLALLPVGGSAIIWVPAAVILFIEGSVLESVIIVAVGSLIIGLVDNLLRPLLVGRDTEMPDYLVLISTLGGISYFGLSGFVIGPTLAALFITFWEMMGQDFGGKSA from the coding sequence ATGGCAGCCGGCAAACGAGACATCACCGAAGGGAAGGTGCATCGCAACATTTTCTTCATCCTCGTTGCCTTGGTAACGGCGGTCTTCTTCGGCATGATCGGACCGTTCATCCTGACCGTTCTCTGGGCGGTTGTGCTATCGATCATCTTTTACGGTTTGTACCGGTGGATCCTGAAGGGTTTTGGCGTGAAGCGGCAGGCACTGGCGGCAGGGGTAACCTGTGTGCTCGTGTTTCTTTTTGTCATCGTCCCGTTCACCCTTTTAGGGTTTGCCCTGGTTGGACAGGCGACCGATCTTTTTGTGGCGATTCAAGCCGGTGAGGTCGACCCCAACGTGGTCATCAACTACGCTGAGGAGCGGCTACCGGCCCTTACCGACCAACTCAGTAAGTACGGTATTGAAGTTAACGACGTACGTACGCGGGTAACTGAATTCATCGTGAGTACGGGGCAATCAATCGCGGGTAGTGCCCTGAGTTTTACCGGTAACCTCATCAACACCTTCGTGCAATTCACGCTCATGCTCTACTTGTTGTTCTTCTTTCTGAAGGACGGTCGGTCGATTGTTAGAAAGATGATCGATACCATCCCGCTGGGCAACGTGCGGGAACGGAAAATCGTCCGCCGCTTCTCCCAGGTTAGTAGGGCTACCCTGAAGGGAACGGTCATTGTTGCGATGACGCAAGGCGCAATTGGTGGGATTCTTTTCTGGGCTGTTGGCATTCAGGCGCCTCTGTTGTGGGGGGTAGCGATGACCTTCCTGGCCTTGTTACCCGTTGGTGGTAGCGCGATCATCTGGGTACCGGCTGCGGTCATTCTCTTTATCGAAGGCAGTGTACTCGAGTCCGTCATCATCGTGGCGGTGGGTTCCTTAATTATCGGGCTAGTCGATAACTTGCTTCGGCCCCTGCTCGTCGGGAGAGATACGGAAATGCCGGACTACCTGGTGCTCATCTCTACGCTGGGGGGAATCTCTTACTTT
- a CDS encoding HEPN domain-containing protein has protein sequence MSGNFTFELLCIDPDDIVNHEGFIRAISYSGAIFNGKTPIITQNLDGVPYIKGENELFVHIVPIDTSKIITELVESAFIVRVESRYFEELEPLRQRMLRHFRETLKFAHIRILQDDISSEIANQLYPKINAVENLLRRYLIKFFFQRVGIAWWDVTATPKMIDKVRGRQRNRSNQFSHFINSDIEFADFDDLGLLIYKQSTGFNDPERVLEMLDEINSMEDLNTLKQNLQGNYTKYFKTFFRDKNFEKLWKEMSRIRNKVAHQATFFHAELLKGKALSSELTRIIVDAEQHIDEIVLSLKEKKAIHQAAITVVQEEEEEAAAVQDRAVNVGQAAPVQQMGHQAPTNQKLDDFDNRVKLTGPRVIGKIKLERKVKTYHKTAAPGYIIITEEEILDELQIARELSYTDYVGLKWFVTQFLSNKGFAVGPTYSLVNILIEQGVVELYDIENAEGHKIKAVRFPAEEELDIDED, from the coding sequence ATGTCGGGAAACTTCACTTTCGAACTACTCTGTATTGACCCCGATGACATTGTCAACCACGAAGGATTTATCCGTGCGATCAGCTACAGCGGCGCCATCTTCAATGGTAAAACACCCATCATCACGCAGAACCTCGACGGTGTCCCCTACATAAAGGGGGAGAATGAATTGTTTGTCCATATCGTCCCCATTGACACCAGTAAAATCATCACCGAGTTAGTAGAAAGTGCCTTTATCGTCCGCGTTGAGAGTCGGTATTTTGAAGAGCTGGAACCATTGCGTCAGCGGATGCTGCGCCACTTCCGGGAGACGCTGAAGTTTGCCCACATACGGATATTGCAGGACGACATTTCGTCGGAAATTGCCAACCAGCTCTACCCGAAGATCAACGCGGTGGAGAACCTGCTACGGCGCTACCTCATCAAATTCTTCTTTCAGCGCGTAGGCATCGCCTGGTGGGATGTGACGGCAACGCCCAAGATGATCGATAAGGTGCGGGGCCGCCAAAGGAACCGCTCCAACCAGTTCAGCCACTTTATCAACAGCGACATCGAGTTCGCCGACTTTGATGACCTGGGTTTGCTGATCTACAAGCAATCCACTGGTTTCAACGACCCGGAACGTGTGTTGGAAATGCTCGACGAGATCAATTCGATGGAGGATCTCAACACCCTTAAACAGAATCTGCAGGGTAATTACACAAAATACTTCAAGACGTTCTTCCGCGATAAGAACTTCGAGAAGTTGTGGAAGGAGATGTCCCGCATCCGTAACAAGGTAGCCCACCAGGCTACCTTTTTCCACGCGGAATTGCTGAAGGGGAAGGCACTATCCAGTGAGCTGACCCGCATCATCGTAGACGCTGAGCAACACATTGACGAGATTGTCCTCAGTTTGAAGGAGAAGAAGGCCATTCACCAAGCGGCCATCACGGTGGTCCAGGAGGAAGAGGAAGAAGCCGCTGCCGTTCAGGATAGGGCCGTCAACGTAGGTCAGGCGGCTCCCGTTCAGCAAATGGGCCACCAGGCGCCGACGAACCAGAAACTGGACGACTTTGATAACCGCGTCAAACTGACCGGCCCGCGGGTAATTGGTAAGATCAAACTCGAGCGCAAGGTCAAGACCTACCACAAGACTGCTGCGCCGGGGTACATCATCATCACCGAAGAGGAGATCCTGGATGAATTGCAGATTGCCCGGGAGTTAAGTTATACCGATTACGTTGGCCTGAAGTGGTTTGTTACCCAGTTTCTGAGCAACAAGGGATTTGCCGTAGGCCCCACCTATTCCCTGGTCAATATTTTGATTGAGCAAGGCGTGGTGGAATTGTACGACATCGAGAATGCAGAGGGCCATAAGATCAAGGCCGTACGCTTTCCGGCGGAGGAGGAGCTGGACATTGACGAAGACTGA
- a CDS encoding glycoside hydrolase family 13 protein has protein sequence MQRNLYLAFFAILMASSLYGQQESVFDDDPMQHLPLGMEKSKYIIREPTGLADVDMRVEPPNWWVGMVDPRVEVLIYDEGVANYTEASVDHPGVTVEYVKRLENPNYLFVGLYVAAGTQPGAFPIRLASSGSALGNKAMRGEKLVEYRLAPHPRNTWEGREPLSSKDLIYLIMPDRFANGDESNDKVYTATDTLLNRDKLLFRHGGDLQGVIDRLDYLEELGVTALWLNPVLENDQPYASYHGYAVSDHYQIDPRFGNNEKYRELVKAAHSRGIKIVMDVIFNHCGDQHYQIKDIPSSDWIHQWPTYTQSNFRATTIFDPHGSEADKRKMLDGWFDNHMPDLNQENEHLANYLINNSIWWTLYSDQDAFRIDTYTYPDTKFMARWNQRLLEEVPHVGLFGETWVPHIGIQSWYVGGEKLHQDINTNLPGVTDFQIYYALHEAMAKDPTWTDGVMRLYYTLAQDHLYPNPENNVVFLDNHDISRLYSTFGKDLNKMKSAMSLLLTMRGIPSIYYGTEALLEGSGGAFGEAGRLDFPGGFPGDPTNLFEESDRSVDQNAIYIHIKTLANYRKNSAALTIGTLTQFVPRDGVYVYFRRSGSETVMTIFNGNSTPRVLDDWTPFAEITGGFRTAKELSGAGGTTALEGFNLELAGKEAKVYILGH, from the coding sequence ATGCAGCGCAACTTGTACCTCGCCTTCTTTGCAATCCTTATGGCCTCTTCACTCTATGGTCAGCAGGAATCCGTATTCGATGACGACCCCATGCAACACTTACCGCTGGGGATGGAGAAATCGAAATACATCATCCGCGAACCTACGGGGCTGGCGGACGTCGACATGCGGGTAGAGCCGCCCAACTGGTGGGTTGGAATGGTCGACCCACGGGTGGAGGTGCTCATTTACGATGAGGGCGTCGCTAACTACACGGAAGCAAGCGTCGATCACCCCGGGGTGACGGTCGAATACGTCAAAAGACTGGAGAACCCCAATTATCTTTTTGTCGGTTTATACGTGGCTGCCGGTACTCAACCTGGCGCCTTCCCCATCCGCCTGGCATCCAGCGGCAGCGCCCTGGGTAATAAGGCAATGCGCGGCGAAAAACTGGTGGAGTACCGTCTGGCCCCTCACCCCAGAAATACCTGGGAGGGCCGCGAACCCTTGAGCTCTAAAGATCTGATCTACCTCATCATGCCGGACCGCTTCGCCAACGGAGATGAAAGTAATGACAAAGTGTACACTGCAACCGATACCCTTTTGAATCGGGATAAATTGCTCTTCCGCCACGGAGGCGACCTCCAGGGTGTAATTGACCGACTGGATTACCTGGAAGAACTTGGCGTGACGGCCCTCTGGCTGAATCCGGTGCTGGAAAATGACCAGCCCTACGCCAGCTACCACGGGTACGCCGTGAGTGATCACTACCAGATTGACCCACGGTTTGGGAACAATGAAAAGTACCGGGAGTTGGTGAAGGCTGCGCACAGCAGGGGGATCAAGATCGTGATGGACGTGATCTTCAACCACTGTGGTGACCAACACTACCAAATTAAAGACATCCCATCCAGCGATTGGATCCACCAGTGGCCGACCTATACCCAGAGCAACTTTCGGGCGACGACCATTTTTGACCCCCACGGCTCCGAGGCGGACAAGCGGAAGATGCTCGACGGTTGGTTCGATAACCACATGCCGGACCTCAACCAGGAGAATGAACACCTCGCGAACTACCTGATCAACAACAGTATCTGGTGGACACTCTATTCCGATCAGGATGCGTTTCGGATTGACACTTATACTTACCCGGACACAAAATTCATGGCTCGTTGGAACCAACGCTTGCTCGAGGAGGTGCCCCACGTCGGGCTATTTGGAGAGACTTGGGTGCCCCACATCGGCATCCAAAGTTGGTACGTAGGCGGAGAGAAGTTGCATCAGGACATCAATACCAACCTCCCCGGCGTTACGGATTTTCAAATTTATTACGCCCTCCACGAGGCGATGGCGAAAGACCCAACTTGGACGGATGGGGTGATGCGCCTCTACTATACGCTGGCGCAAGATCACCTCTACCCTAACCCGGAAAACAACGTCGTTTTTCTTGATAACCACGATATCAGCCGCCTTTACTCCACCTTTGGTAAGGACCTGAATAAAATGAAAAGCGCCATGTCTCTGCTGCTGACGATGCGCGGTATCCCCAGTATCTATTACGGGACAGAAGCCCTACTGGAAGGTTCCGGCGGCGCGTTCGGTGAAGCTGGCAGGCTGGATTTTCCGGGCGGATTCCCCGGTGACCCAACCAATTTATTTGAAGAGAGCGACCGGTCCGTCGACCAAAATGCCATCTACATACACATTAAAACCCTGGCGAACTACCGCAAAAACAGCGCGGCACTGACGATCGGGACACTCACCCAATTCGTACCACGTGATGGGGTCTACGTTTACTTCCGCCGCTCCGGCAGCGAGACGGTAATGACAATCTTTAATGGCAATTCGACCCCAAGGGTGCTGGATGATTGGACGCCATTTGCGGAGATCACGGGTGGATTCCGGACAGCAAAAGAGCTGTCGGGCGCAGGGGGCACGACAGCTCTTGAAGGATTTAATCTGGAATTGGCCGGTAAAGAGGCCAAGGTTTATATCCTGGGCCACTAA
- a CDS encoding glycerophosphodiester phosphodiesterase family protein, whose translation MRFPPCLVLVLLAHFLCTCGSAEKSSASPMAQKHTIDWQGHRGCRGLLPENTIPAFLHALTYQEIQTLELDVVISKDNKVIVSHEPWLSTEICRSANGEELTDEKISLRSLTAAEIAEYDCGTKQHPRFPEQANRPAAKPTLLAVFAAVEAYCKEHDRTLPRFNVELKYEPALEPDYVPGRSAFASLVLQDLDTWGHPELVTLQCFDPPTLAEIKRQNSAITLAYLDEFPGDLSTKMDTLGFVPQIYSPYEIHIDAQLMEEAKTLGMQVIPWTVNDTTRMQTLLALGVDGIITDYPNRIPRQ comes from the coding sequence ATGCGTTTCCCTCCCTGCTTAGTGTTGGTGTTACTCGCCCACTTCCTCTGCACCTGCGGCAGCGCCGAAAAATCCTCCGCTTCACCAATGGCACAAAAGCATACAATTGACTGGCAGGGGCACCGCGGCTGCCGTGGCCTGTTGCCCGAAAATACCATTCCGGCTTTCCTGCACGCGCTGACCTACCAGGAAATACAGACCCTGGAATTGGACGTGGTGATCTCGAAAGACAATAAGGTGATTGTGAGCCACGAGCCCTGGCTGAGTACGGAAATTTGCCGCAGCGCGAATGGTGAAGAGTTGACCGACGAAAAGATCAGCCTACGGAGCCTGACCGCAGCGGAGATTGCGGAGTATGATTGTGGTACGAAACAGCATCCACGCTTCCCCGAACAGGCCAACCGACCGGCGGCAAAACCGACCCTTTTGGCTGTGTTCGCAGCGGTGGAAGCCTACTGCAAGGAGCATGATCGTACCCTACCCCGCTTCAATGTCGAGCTGAAGTACGAGCCGGCTCTAGAGCCGGACTACGTACCCGGCAGATCCGCATTTGCTTCGCTTGTATTGCAGGATCTGGATACCTGGGGGCACCCTGAATTGGTCACGCTACAGTGTTTCGATCCCCCTACCCTGGCGGAGATCAAACGGCAGAATTCCGCAATCACGCTGGCGTATCTGGATGAGTTCCCCGGTGACCTAAGCACTAAGATGGATACGCTTGGTTTTGTACCCCAGATCTACAGCCCCTACGAGATTCACATTGACGCCCAACTGATGGAAGAAGCCAAGACGCTCGGTATGCAAGTGATCCCCTGGACCGTCAATGACACGACTCGAATGCAGACGCTGTTGGCGCTTGGCGTGGACGGCATCATCACGGATTATCCAAACCGAATCCCCCGCCAATGA
- a CDS encoding DUF4421 family protein has translation MISVAQMGAQRWDSIYVEDLPFRYRINGGLRVINDFAEFTTAQGETFQLDNRNLALRLGGRYGFASYTFSYAISDLGTAPEDEPTKNFGLGLRLFRRYGFVQTRFQITEGFRLTGPENESVFRPDVKLFTAFLHGYHIMGKRRVSMRSSFNQRERQLKSRGGWLLGGTAIYNQLRADGLNLRPANDDVELLTGYNQIRLSVGGGYVYNYIFKERYFITPVVFLGPELRSTRIDRFGSSVPSTDRLSVGLQTRSSLSVGWHGSKKFAALIGHYVPGKDQTEQLSTQSLRSRMELRLGVQW, from the coding sequence ATGATTAGCGTTGCGCAAATGGGTGCCCAACGTTGGGATTCGATCTACGTGGAGGATCTACCGTTCCGCTATCGAATCAATGGTGGCCTAAGAGTCATCAACGACTTCGCCGAATTCACCACGGCGCAAGGGGAAACCTTTCAGTTGGATAACCGTAACCTGGCCCTCCGGCTGGGCGGTCGGTACGGATTTGCCAGCTACACCTTCTCTTATGCGATCAGTGACTTGGGAACGGCCCCAGAAGATGAGCCGACCAAAAACTTCGGGCTGGGGCTGCGCCTCTTTCGACGCTATGGATTTGTGCAGACCCGCTTCCAAATTACCGAAGGGTTTCGCCTAACTGGCCCCGAAAACGAAAGTGTATTTCGGCCGGACGTGAAGTTGTTCACCGCCTTCCTCCATGGCTACCACATCATGGGTAAGCGGCGGGTGAGTATGCGGTCCAGCTTCAACCAGCGCGAACGACAATTGAAATCTCGTGGCGGCTGGCTTCTGGGTGGGACGGCAATTTACAATCAACTCCGCGCGGATGGGCTCAACCTCCGACCAGCAAATGATGATGTTGAATTACTAACGGGATACAATCAAATTCGCCTGAGCGTCGGTGGCGGTTACGTGTACAATTATATTTTCAAGGAGCGGTACTTCATCACGCCCGTAGTATTCCTGGGGCCGGAATTGCGCTCTACTCGCATCGACCGGTTTGGTAGCAGCGTCCCCAGTACCGACCGGCTTTCGGTGGGCTTACAAACCCGTAGTTCACTTTCGGTCGGTTGGCATGGCAGCAAAAAGTTCGCGGCTTTGATCGGCCATTACGTCCCGGGTAAGGACCAGACCGAGCAACTTTCGACGCAATCCCTCCGCTCACGGATGGAACTCCGCCTGGGGGTGCAATGGTAG